In one Marispirochaeta aestuarii genomic region, the following are encoded:
- the flhF gene encoding flagellar biosynthesis protein FlhF — MEYFTERAASHREVLQKIRDRYGERARVLTQRSVRVGGFLGMFAREGIEVTGYIAKEAPKPPRKMLDPEEERKKILESVKGSSDGTLQQVLKAVNAIQERLDTHEPQKQEELHPSIVAMEQLLEENEFSAGFIREMSNRLRREMSLEDLDRQDIVESSVFQWIGEKIKIYEPRVTPKIMILVGPTGVGKTTTIAKLAAIYGLGHKGGKPVDVRMITIDNYRIGAKQQIDTYGSIMNIPVSGVESFQDLKKTLALYEGADLILIDTIGKSPRDYMKLAEMREMLDACGHDAEVFLTLSSTTKISDIKDLFKTFEPFGYQAIILTKLDETQRIGNVISVITEHNKPVAFLTDGQSVPQDIHEASVPRLLMNLDGFKSAKMSLRPREGRASGTPSGAEYVKNGVWE; from the coding sequence ATGGAGTATTTTACTGAGCGGGCGGCTTCGCACCGTGAAGTACTGCAAAAAATACGGGACCGTTATGGCGAAAGAGCCCGTGTGCTTACCCAGCGAAGTGTACGTGTGGGCGGTTTCCTGGGAATGTTCGCCCGGGAGGGCATAGAGGTAACGGGATATATTGCAAAGGAAGCACCCAAGCCGCCGAGGAAGATGCTTGATCCGGAAGAGGAACGAAAAAAGATTCTGGAAAGCGTCAAGGGAAGCAGCGACGGAACCCTGCAGCAGGTTCTCAAAGCAGTTAACGCCATACAGGAACGTCTGGATACCCATGAACCCCAGAAACAGGAGGAGCTTCATCCCTCGATTGTGGCGATGGAACAGCTCCTCGAGGAAAATGAGTTCAGCGCCGGGTTTATCCGTGAAATGAGTAACCGATTGCGTCGTGAGATGTCCCTGGAAGATCTGGACCGTCAGGATATTGTGGAGTCCTCGGTGTTTCAGTGGATCGGTGAGAAGATCAAAATATACGAGCCCAGGGTAACTCCGAAAATTATGATTCTGGTTGGTCCCACCGGGGTGGGAAAAACGACGACAATCGCGAAACTCGCCGCCATCTATGGACTGGGACACAAGGGCGGGAAGCCTGTGGATGTCCGCATGATAACCATCGACAATTACCGTATAGGTGCCAAACAGCAGATCGACACCTACGGGAGCATCATGAATATTCCGGTAAGCGGTGTCGAGAGTTTTCAGGACCTGAAGAAGACCCTGGCCCTGTACGAGGGAGCGGACCTGATACTTATCGATACCATAGGAAAGAGTCCCAGGGACTATATGAAACTCGCCGAGATGCGGGAGATGCTGGATGCCTGTGGTCACGATGCCGAAGTCTTTCTTACCTTGAGTTCCACCACCAAGATTTCTGACATAAAGGATCTTTTCAAAACCTTTGAACCCTTCGGGTACCAGGCTATAATTCTGACAAAGCTTGATGAGACCCAGCGCATTGGAAATGTTATCAGTGTCATCACCGAGCACAACAAACCGGTTGCTTTTCTTACCGACGGACAATCTGTACCTCAGGACATACATGAAGCATCCGTACCCCGGCTGTTGATGAATCTCGATGGTTTTAAATCTGCTAAAATGAGTTTACGTCCCAGGGAAGGACGGGCAAGTGGTACCCCGTCGGGGGCTGAATATGTCAAGAACGGAGTATGGGAATGA
- the flhA gene encoding flagellar biosynthesis protein FlhA has protein sequence MSDVQKILSTSFLNNRSDVFVAVGVLFFVMMLIIPLPTFILDLLMALNLMLSLVVILIVLYTHRALDFSVFPTLLLITTVFGLGLNISSTRLILSQGINFDGRIVRAFATFVVGTSGSEGLVIGLIIFIIIIAVQFIVITKGATRVAEVAARFTLDSLPGKQMAIEAEYNSGSLTEEEAQKKKNDLQREVDFYGAMDGSTKFVSGNVKVGILITLINMIGGLIVGMSIHGEPFAAALNNYVSLTVGDGLVTQFPALLVSVATGLIVTRAISDGTFGSDVSKQFSQQSRVYWIAAVALILLGLLPGFPWYIMIPLGILTGIVAFRLTRKEVRFREQAEEAAEKERAPEGPTEFAPVVPVDPLSLELGYGLIPLVDRDQGAELLDRITRIRRETALELGLAVPRIRIIDNMRLEPSEYCIKIKGVEVGRGTIRTGQFLAINPGGVETELQGESTRDPAFGLPALWITEDLRDKAERAGYTVVDSPSIIATHLTEIIKSHAWEMLGRQEMRKILDELKRDYSAVVDEVTKVLSLGEIQKVLQSLLAEHVSIRNMVPILEALADYAPVSKDTTFLTEKARQILGRQICLQFSDGNKILHVLTINPEMEGEIIDSRTETASGVTAALEPGLYRRWINAVANAVHSVQRQGYVPLILCSEAARPLVRASLLRDLPEVAVLSVPEIPTDINIEPLGEISLDERESA, from the coding sequence ATGTCGGATGTACAGAAAATACTCTCCACCTCTTTTCTGAATAATCGCAGTGATGTTTTTGTAGCCGTGGGTGTTCTGTTCTTTGTAATGATGCTGATCATTCCCCTGCCCACATTCATTCTTGACCTTCTCATGGCATTGAACCTGATGCTCAGCCTTGTGGTTATCCTCATTGTTCTGTATACCCACAGGGCACTGGATTTTTCGGTGTTCCCGACTTTACTGCTTATAACCACCGTGTTCGGTCTCGGCTTGAATATTTCTTCCACCCGCTTGATTCTTTCCCAGGGAATCAATTTTGACGGACGAATAGTCAGGGCCTTTGCGACCTTTGTCGTCGGAACTTCCGGTTCCGAGGGTCTTGTTATCGGGCTTATCATATTCATCATAATAATCGCGGTCCAGTTCATTGTAATTACCAAGGGTGCAACCAGGGTCGCGGAAGTCGCCGCCCGTTTTACCCTTGATTCCCTGCCGGGAAAACAGATGGCAATTGAAGCGGAGTACAATTCCGGTTCCCTGACGGAGGAGGAGGCCCAGAAAAAGAAGAACGACCTGCAGCGGGAAGTTGACTTTTACGGGGCCATGGACGGTTCGACGAAGTTTGTCTCGGGTAACGTCAAAGTCGGAATTCTCATTACACTGATAAACATGATCGGCGGACTGATCGTGGGCATGTCGATCCACGGGGAACCCTTTGCGGCAGCCCTGAACAACTATGTTTCCCTGACTGTCGGCGACGGACTGGTAACCCAGTTCCCGGCCCTGCTGGTCTCCGTCGCCACCGGTCTTATCGTTACCCGAGCAATATCAGACGGTACTTTCGGCTCGGATGTATCAAAGCAGTTCTCTCAGCAGTCCAGGGTATACTGGATCGCCGCTGTTGCTTTAATCCTTCTGGGACTCCTGCCGGGCTTCCCCTGGTACATCATGATACCCCTGGGGATACTTACCGGGATCGTGGCTTTCCGGCTTACCCGTAAGGAGGTCCGCTTCCGGGAACAGGCGGAAGAGGCGGCGGAGAAGGAGCGGGCACCCGAAGGACCGACGGAGTTCGCTCCCGTCGTTCCGGTGGATCCCCTTTCGCTGGAACTCGGATACGGACTTATACCCCTGGTCGACAGGGACCAGGGGGCGGAGCTGCTGGATAGAATCACCCGCATCCGCCGCGAGACCGCCCTGGAACTGGGTCTGGCGGTTCCGCGGATACGGATTATCGACAACATGCGCCTCGAACCCTCTGAATACTGCATAAAGATAAAGGGTGTCGAGGTCGGCCGGGGAACGATACGGACGGGGCAGTTCCTTGCCATCAATCCCGGAGGCGTTGAGACGGAGCTGCAGGGAGAATCCACCAGGGATCCGGCTTTCGGACTTCCCGCCCTCTGGATAACCGAGGACTTGCGGGACAAGGCGGAGCGTGCCGGCTATACTGTCGTGGACAGTCCTTCGATAATCGCAACGCATCTGACGGAAATCATCAAATCCCATGCCTGGGAGATGCTGGGACGTCAGGAGATGCGGAAGATCCTGGATGAGCTCAAGCGCGATTACTCGGCCGTTGTGGATGAGGTTACCAAGGTCCTCTCCCTGGGAGAGATTCAAAAGGTCCTGCAATCCCTGCTGGCTGAACACGTTTCCATACGGAATATGGTACCCATTCTCGAGGCCCTGGCGGATTATGCCCCGGTATCGAAGGATACGACCTTCCTGACAGAAAAGGCGCGGCAGATTCTGGGACGGCAGATCTGCCTGCAGTTCAGTGATGGCAACAAGATTCTGCACGTGCTGACGATAAATCCTGAGATGGAAGGGGAGATTATCGATTCGAGAACGGAAACGGCATCAGGAGTCACGGCAGCGCTGGAACCGGGGCTCTATCGTCGCTGGATTAACGCTGTCGCGAATGCCGTTCACAGCGTACAGCGTCAGGGCTATGTTCCCCTGATCCTCTGTTCCGAAGCTGCCCGGCCCCTGGTCCGGGCAAGTCTTCTGCGGGATCTGCCGGAAGTAGCGGTCCTGTCGGTTCCGGAGATACCGACGGACATAAACATTGAACCTCTGGGAGAAATAAGCCTGGATGAGCGCGAAAGCGCCTGA